A single region of the Pseudalkalibacillus berkeleyi genome encodes:
- the rbsK gene encoding ribokinase, protein MKKAKIAVIGSASMDLVVSSQKRPQAGETVLGDSFKTIPGGKGANQAVAAARLGADVFMIGRVGDDSYGTNILENFKRNRVSTDYVEPVTGVETGTAHIILAEGDNSIVVVKGANEYVTPAYVEKAVPLISTCDLVMIQQEVPEETVEYVASICKELGIPLLLNPAPARELSERVLEQATYITPNEHESEILFDGLPVSEALKRFPNKLILTEGAKGVRYFNGESEILVPAFPVKVVDTTGAGDTFNGAFGTAIAEGKRMEESLQFANLAASISVTGLGAQSGIPMRAEVERRLAE, encoded by the coding sequence ATGAAGAAAGCAAAGATAGCGGTCATTGGAAGCGCCTCTATGGATCTTGTCGTATCCTCACAAAAGCGTCCTCAAGCTGGAGAGACGGTGCTCGGTGATTCTTTTAAAACGATACCAGGAGGAAAAGGGGCAAACCAAGCAGTCGCAGCGGCTCGACTTGGAGCCGATGTTTTTATGATTGGTCGTGTCGGAGATGATTCATATGGCACAAATATCTTAGAAAACTTTAAAAGAAATCGTGTTTCCACGGATTATGTGGAACCGGTTACAGGTGTTGAAACAGGAACCGCACACATTATCCTTGCTGAAGGGGATAACAGCATCGTAGTCGTTAAGGGTGCTAATGAATACGTCACACCAGCATACGTGGAAAAAGCAGTACCTTTGATCAGCACATGTGATCTCGTCATGATCCAACAAGAAGTACCTGAAGAAACTGTTGAATATGTCGCAAGTATTTGTAAAGAACTTGGAATCCCGCTACTGTTGAACCCAGCTCCAGCACGAGAGCTTTCTGAGCGTGTTTTAGAACAAGCCACTTATATTACGCCGAATGAACATGAGTCAGAAATCCTCTTTGATGGATTACCTGTATCAGAAGCTTTGAAAAGGTTTCCTAATAAACTGATCCTTACAGAAGGAGCAAAGGGCGTTCGTTACTTTAACGGAGAGAGTGAGATTCTTGTTCCAGCATTTCCTGTGAAAGTTGTAGATACAACTGGTGCGGGCGATACATTTAACGGAGCATTTGGTACTGCGATTGCGGAAGGGAAACGGATGGAAGAAAGCCTTCAGTTCGCGAATTTAGCTGCATCTATTTCGGTGACAGGACTTGGTGCACAGAGTGGGATACCGATGAGAGCAGAAGTAGAAAGGAGACTTGCAGAATGA
- the rbsD gene encoding D-ribose pyranase, translating into MKRNGVLNSHITKVFADLGHTDTIIVADAGLPVPAGVLKIDISLKEGVPSFLDVVNVLKEEMVVEKVTLADEVIGNQDIDQEMKVLFEQIDYTPHEKFKEQSRQAKAIIRTGEVSPFANCILHAGVTF; encoded by the coding sequence ATGAAACGAAATGGCGTACTGAACAGTCATATTACAAAAGTGTTTGCAGACCTAGGCCACACCGATACCATCATAGTTGCTGATGCAGGTCTACCAGTACCTGCTGGAGTTCTTAAAATTGATATTTCCCTTAAAGAAGGAGTGCCATCATTCCTTGATGTTGTAAATGTATTAAAAGAAGAGATGGTAGTCGAGAAGGTGACACTGGCAGATGAAGTCATCGGAAATCAGGACATCGATCAAGAGATGAAGGTCCTTTTTGAACAAATTGATTACACACCACATGAAAAGTTTAAGGAACAAAGCCGACAGGCGAAAGCAATCATAAGAACAGGAGAGGTCTCACCGTTTGCGAACTGTATTCTCCACGCAGGAGTAACTTTTTAA
- a CDS encoding sugar ABC transporter ATP-binding protein, protein MQISMNNIHKAFGKNKVLEGVNLDIHEGQVHALMGENGAGKSTLMNILVGLHKKDKGTIVIDGEEKTFADPKKAEDFGIAFIHQELNIWPELTVLENLFVNKEPVTPFGLIHTSKMKAIAKEQFDKLSISIPLHMEAGKCSVGEQQMIEIAKALMTDAKVIIMDEPTAALTEREIQKLFNVIRSLQKAGVTIIYISHRMEDIFTICDTITVMRDGRSVDTSPIAETNFNEVVRKMVGRELKDRFPTREAKLGDTVLEVQNLTRKDVFQNVSFKVRSGEIVGIAGLMGAGRTEIMRTIFGLDGKYTGDIFVNGQKVFIKSPDQAVRLGVGFITEDRKDEGLVLDFSIKDNIALPSLFSFTQKAIINEKSEREYVELLIKRLTIKTESAQTKAKNLSGGNQQKVVIAKWIGIGPKVLILDEPTRGVDVGAKREIYELMNELTDRGVSIVMVSSELPEILGMSDNILVVHEGMIAGEITRDEASQEKIMTLATGGHLNE, encoded by the coding sequence ATGCAAATAAGCATGAACAACATTCATAAAGCATTCGGTAAAAACAAAGTTTTAGAAGGTGTAAACTTAGACATTCATGAAGGACAGGTCCATGCTCTTATGGGTGAAAACGGAGCTGGAAAGTCAACATTAATGAACATTCTTGTTGGTCTTCATAAAAAGGATAAAGGAACGATCGTCATTGATGGTGAAGAAAAGACCTTCGCTGATCCAAAGAAAGCAGAGGATTTTGGGATTGCATTCATTCATCAGGAGCTCAATATTTGGCCAGAGTTAACGGTATTAGAGAATTTATTTGTTAATAAGGAACCGGTTACACCTTTTGGACTTATTCATACAAGTAAGATGAAAGCGATTGCAAAGGAACAGTTCGATAAGCTATCGATTTCCATTCCACTTCATATGGAAGCTGGTAAATGTTCTGTAGGTGAACAACAAATGATTGAGATTGCTAAAGCGTTAATGACAGATGCAAAGGTCATTATAATGGATGAACCAACAGCAGCCTTAACAGAACGGGAGATACAGAAGCTATTTAACGTCATCCGTTCCTTGCAAAAAGCAGGTGTAACGATCATTTACATTTCACATAGGATGGAAGATATTTTCACTATTTGTGACACGATCACAGTTATGCGAGACGGTCGATCTGTGGATACATCACCAATAGCAGAAACGAATTTTAATGAGGTTGTACGGAAGATGGTTGGTCGAGAACTCAAGGATAGATTTCCTACACGGGAAGCAAAGTTAGGAGACACCGTACTAGAGGTTCAGAATCTTACGCGGAAAGATGTGTTTCAGAATGTCAGCTTTAAGGTTCGCTCAGGTGAAATTGTTGGAATAGCAGGCTTGATGGGAGCAGGGCGTACAGAAATCATGCGAACGATATTTGGCCTTGATGGCAAGTATACAGGGGACATCTTTGTGAATGGTCAAAAGGTCTTCATTAAATCACCTGATCAAGCTGTACGTCTCGGAGTTGGATTTATAACAGAGGATAGAAAAGATGAGGGTCTTGTACTTGATTTTTCAATAAAGGATAACATTGCGTTGCCTAGTCTTTTCAGTTTTACTCAAAAGGCCATCATTAATGAAAAAAGCGAGAGAGAATACGTAGAATTACTGATCAAGAGGTTAACGATTAAAACTGAATCTGCACAGACTAAAGCTAAGAATTTGTCAGGAGGTAATCAACAAAAGGTAGTCATTGCTAAGTGGATTGGAATTGGTCCTAAAGTGCTCATACTTGATGAACCGACGAGAGGTGTCGATGTAGGGGCAAAGCGAGAGATTTATGAGCTAATGAATGAACTGACAGATAGAGGGGTGTCGATTGTGATGGTATCATCAGAGCTTCCTGAGATTTTAGGGATGAGTGATAACATTCTCGTTGTTCACGAAGGAATGATAGCTGGAGAGATTACTAGAGATGAAGCTTCCCAGGAAAAAATTATGACATTGGCGACAGGAGGTCACCTAAATGAATAA
- the rbsC gene encoding ABC transporter permease subunit, translated as MNNVLKSNHIGNAMQKLGPLVGLLVLMLTVTIINPSFIEPLNLLNLLRQVAINALIAYGMTFVILTGGIDLSVGSILALSSALMAGMMVSGIDPILAILIGCLLGGLMGMINGVLITKGKMAPFIATLATMTMFRGLTLVYTDGNPISGLGDSYAFQLFGRGYFFGIPVPAITMFLAFVVLWVILHKTPFGRKTYAIGGNEKAALISGIKVPRIKVMVYSLAGLLSALAGAILTSRLNSAQPTAGTTYELDAIAAVVLGGTSLSGGRGLIIGTLIGALIIGTLNNGLNLLGVSSFFQMVVKGAVIIIAVLIDRKKAA; from the coding sequence ATGAATAACGTATTGAAATCTAATCACATCGGGAACGCAATGCAAAAGCTTGGACCATTGGTCGGGCTTCTTGTCCTTATGCTTACCGTTACAATCATTAATCCAAGCTTTATTGAACCCTTGAACTTATTGAATCTACTAAGACAGGTAGCGATTAATGCTCTTATCGCTTACGGGATGACGTTTGTCATTTTGACTGGTGGCATTGATCTGTCTGTAGGGTCGATTCTCGCATTATCCAGTGCATTGATGGCAGGGATGATGGTTTCTGGTATTGATCCAATCCTAGCGATTCTTATTGGATGTCTACTTGGTGGCTTAATGGGCATGATCAATGGCGTTCTTATTACGAAAGGGAAAATGGCACCATTTATTGCAACACTTGCGACCATGACAATGTTTCGTGGGTTAACACTCGTGTATACAGATGGAAATCCGATTTCAGGACTTGGGGACAGCTATGCTTTTCAGTTGTTCGGCAGAGGATACTTCTTTGGTATTCCTGTACCAGCCATTACGATGTTCCTTGCCTTTGTCGTTCTATGGGTTATTTTACATAAGACCCCGTTCGGCCGTAAGACATATGCAATTGGCGGAAATGAAAAGGCTGCTCTCATATCTGGAATTAAAGTACCCCGTATAAAAGTGATGGTTTATTCTCTTGCCGGGTTGCTCTCAGCACTAGCAGGAGCGATTCTCACATCAAGGTTAAACTCCGCACAACCGACAGCTGGGACAACTTATGAGTTAGACGCGATTGCAGCTGTTGTACTGGGCGGTACCAGTTTATCTGGTGGGAGAGGCCTCATTATCGGCACTCTCATCGGAGCACTCATTATTGGAACATTAAATAATGGTTTAAATTTGCTCGGAGTATCTTCCTTCTTCCAGATGGTTGTAAAAGGTGCTGTTATTATCATTGCTGTACTAATAGATCGAAAGAAAGCGGCTTAG
- the rbsB gene encoding ribose ABC transporter substrate-binding protein RbsB, whose translation MKKTLLFILSTSLLLLSACSLQPPEWAKSNKETDLEDIKVGLSVSTLNNPFFVSIQKGVQEEAKAQGMEVIVVDAQNDAAKQINDIEDLIQQQVDVLLINPTDSTAISTAVQSANSLGIPVVTLDRSAEKGDVATLVSSDNEKGGEMAAQYVLEQLGEGAKVAELEGVPGASATRERGKGFHNIADEKLEIVAKQTANFDRTEGLNTMENILQGNPDVEAVFAHNDEMAIGAYQAIRSSGKDILVIGFDGNEDAINSIQAGDLTATIAQQPEKIGKLAVRAGGDVLQGKKVKRTIPVQLKLVTNENVSDTKK comes from the coding sequence ATGAAGAAAACACTATTATTCATTCTTAGTACGTCACTTCTACTACTTAGCGCATGCTCACTTCAACCACCTGAATGGGCGAAATCGAATAAAGAAACAGATCTAGAAGACATTAAAGTAGGATTGTCTGTCTCAACATTAAATAATCCTTTCTTCGTCTCCATTCAAAAAGGTGTACAAGAAGAAGCAAAAGCCCAAGGTATGGAAGTTATCGTAGTGGATGCACAAAACGACGCTGCCAAGCAAATAAATGACATTGAGGATCTGATTCAACAACAAGTAGATGTTCTTCTAATCAATCCAACGGACTCAACAGCTATTTCAACTGCTGTTCAATCGGCGAATAGCCTCGGTATTCCTGTAGTCACACTAGATCGTTCTGCTGAAAAAGGTGACGTCGCAACGCTCGTCAGCTCAGATAACGAAAAAGGTGGGGAGATGGCAGCTCAATATGTGTTAGAACAACTTGGTGAAGGAGCGAAGGTTGCTGAGTTAGAAGGCGTTCCTGGAGCGTCCGCTACTCGTGAGCGAGGAAAAGGTTTTCACAATATTGCGGATGAGAAATTAGAGATAGTCGCAAAGCAAACAGCCAATTTTGACAGAACAGAAGGGCTGAACACGATGGAGAACATTCTTCAAGGCAATCCTGATGTAGAAGCAGTCTTTGCGCATAACGATGAAATGGCAATTGGTGCTTATCAGGCGATTCGAAGCTCAGGAAAAGATATTCTCGTAATTGGCTTTGATGGAAATGAAGATGCGATCAACAGTATTCAAGCAGGCGATTTAACGGCAACAATTGCCCAGCAGCCCGAAAAGATTGGAAAGCTTGCCGTCCGAGCTGGGGGAGATGTATTACAAGGTAAAAAAGTAAAGCGGACAATCCCTGTTCAATTAAAGTTAGTGACAAATGAAAATGTCTCAGACACTAAGAAATAA
- a CDS encoding HelD family protein produces the protein MSKENQSAFEVEKQQLNKIAAEISDQLDRLGKIPRYFGDDITEQAIDDRREQMKKNLQIAESEPYFGRLDFQEDGKKGPDELYIGKVGVSKDASNELMVIDWRAPVASLFYSFNGGEEDIHYDSPEGLVEGDIHLKRNVVIRKAKLQRVVDSYVKGSDESGGTDEFLLYRLGDKKDNRLRDIVSTIQAEQNHIIRAEKNKPLIIQGVAGSGKTTVALHRLAFLLYHYRDYMSANQMVIFAPNRMFLDYISNVLPELGVGGIQQTTFPEWAHEIFGRKFRVRDDTADLSEYFSTHLQFKNRTNAGKIKGALTFKSMIDEAFSLYEQNLIPAEDFVLWDGCKIDRKRIEQWNEEQRHFPTKIRRTKIQKRLKAWIKEQVENQLPHERKERKKTADNKLRAFMKAWPDYDAFSFYKELFKKSHVQAFAQPVQHDLPEEIIEETRKRLNKKEVTAEDLPAMLWIHQKLVGKDKQFTYQHVVIDEAQDFSPFHIEVLKSNTMEDSFTILGDISQGIHSYKGIDRWQEFIDVFEGKNSQYVELKRSYRSTYEIIEYANRILENMKHTGGLAKPVFRSGEPVKEIQLGPDERIEKVTSIVKQMKDTEIDSIALVGRTAKDCEKLYHSLVALGEDEWKLITADQSEYKGGISIIPVYLTKGLEFDAVIMIDADRHNYQHNDRDAKLMYVGCTRALHQLWILHEEEITPLVGIKN, from the coding sequence TTGAGTAAAGAGAATCAAAGTGCCTTTGAAGTAGAGAAGCAGCAACTCAATAAAATTGCTGCAGAAATAAGCGATCAGTTAGATCGGTTAGGTAAAATCCCACGATACTTCGGTGATGACATTACTGAGCAAGCGATAGATGATCGTCGCGAACAAATGAAGAAGAATTTACAGATTGCTGAGTCTGAACCTTATTTCGGACGACTCGATTTTCAAGAAGACGGGAAGAAGGGGCCTGATGAGCTCTACATCGGAAAGGTCGGTGTATCGAAGGACGCATCAAATGAATTAATGGTAATTGACTGGCGTGCTCCTGTAGCAAGTCTTTTTTATTCGTTTAACGGTGGTGAGGAGGACATCCATTATGATTCACCTGAGGGCTTAGTGGAAGGAGACATTCATCTGAAACGGAATGTCGTCATTCGGAAGGCAAAGTTACAACGGGTCGTTGACTCCTATGTAAAAGGTAGTGATGAATCAGGTGGAACAGATGAGTTTTTACTTTACCGACTTGGGGATAAGAAAGATAATCGCTTAAGAGATATCGTTTCTACGATTCAAGCAGAGCAAAATCATATCATACGAGCGGAGAAGAATAAGCCACTCATCATTCAAGGGGTTGCTGGCTCTGGGAAAACGACTGTCGCATTGCACCGGCTAGCTTTTCTTCTTTATCATTACAGAGATTATATGAGTGCAAATCAAATGGTGATTTTCGCCCCGAACAGAATGTTTTTAGATTATATATCAAACGTTTTACCTGAGCTTGGTGTAGGAGGCATTCAACAAACAACCTTTCCTGAATGGGCACATGAAATTTTTGGTAGGAAGTTTCGAGTGAGAGATGATACAGCTGATTTAAGCGAGTATTTTTCAACTCACTTACAATTTAAGAACCGTACGAATGCAGGTAAGATCAAAGGGGCTTTAACGTTCAAGTCCATGATTGATGAAGCCTTTTCCTTATATGAACAGAACCTCATTCCAGCTGAAGACTTTGTTTTATGGGATGGTTGTAAAATAGACCGGAAGCGAATAGAGCAGTGGAATGAGGAACAACGTCACTTTCCAACGAAAATACGTCGAACTAAAATACAAAAGAGATTGAAAGCTTGGATCAAGGAGCAAGTTGAAAATCAATTGCCTCATGAGAGAAAAGAACGAAAGAAGACAGCTGACAATAAGCTAAGAGCATTTATGAAAGCTTGGCCAGATTATGACGCTTTCTCTTTCTACAAAGAATTATTTAAGAAATCACATGTTCAAGCATTTGCCCAACCTGTGCAACACGATCTCCCAGAAGAAATAATTGAAGAAACGAGGAAACGCTTGAATAAGAAAGAGGTTACTGCTGAAGATTTACCAGCAATGCTGTGGATACATCAAAAACTGGTAGGAAAGGATAAACAGTTTACTTATCAGCACGTCGTAATAGATGAAGCACAGGACTTTTCGCCCTTCCATATTGAAGTGTTAAAGTCCAATACGATGGAAGATTCCTTTACGATATTAGGGGATATATCACAAGGAATCCACTCTTATAAAGGGATTGATCGCTGGCAAGAATTCATCGATGTATTTGAAGGAAAGAATAGTCAGTACGTAGAGTTGAAAAGAAGCTACCGGTCCACATATGAAATCATTGAATATGCAAATCGAATTTTAGAAAATATGAAACATACGGGCGGGCTAGCCAAACCGGTGTTCCGAAGTGGAGAACCCGTAAAAGAAATTCAATTGGGTCCCGATGAACGGATTGAAAAAGTCACTTCAATTGTAAAGCAGATGAAAGATACTGAGATTGATAGTATCGCACTAGTCGGAAGAACGGCGAAGGATTGTGAGAAACTTTATCACAGTTTGGTTGCTCTAGGTGAAGATGAATGGAAGCTAATTACAGCAGACCAATCTGAATACAAAGGCGGCATTTCGATCATTCCAGTTTATTTGACGAAAGGTCTTGAATTCGATGCGGTTATAATGATTGACGCTGATCGTCACAACTACCAGCATAATGATCGAGACGCTAAGCTTATGTATGTCGGATGTACGAGAGCCCTTCACCAACTCTGGATATTACACGAAGAAGAAATTACTCCACTAGTTGGAATTAAAAATTAA
- a CDS encoding SDR family oxidoreductase, with amino-acid sequence MKVLIAGANGGTGRNIIQILSESGQHEPVAMIRDITQSAELEQLGTKETVLADLEGELDHAVEGCDAVIFAAGSGSKTGPEKTVSVDEQGAINLIKSAEKHGVKRFIMLSTVGADNPEYGSGDMKHYFESKGKADKALRESTLDYTIVRPGALSNDAGNGRIQLAEKLGDYNGSIPREDVAKVMSECLNYKNTSRKTFEILSGDQDITTALKSV; translated from the coding sequence ATGAAAGTACTTATTGCAGGAGCAAATGGCGGCACAGGTCGCAATATAATACAAATTTTGAGTGAAAGTGGTCAACATGAACCTGTTGCTATGATCAGGGATATCACTCAATCAGCAGAGCTAGAACAACTCGGTACGAAAGAAACTGTGCTCGCTGATCTTGAAGGTGAGCTTGATCATGCAGTGGAAGGTTGTGACGCGGTCATCTTCGCTGCAGGTTCTGGGTCTAAAACAGGACCAGAGAAAACTGTTAGTGTTGATGAACAAGGCGCAATCAATCTTATTAAAAGCGCGGAAAAGCATGGCGTTAAACGATTTATTATGCTCAGTACTGTTGGGGCAGATAATCCTGAATATGGTTCAGGTGATATGAAGCATTATTTCGAGTCAAAGGGTAAAGCAGATAAGGCGTTACGCGAAAGTACGTTGGACTACACGATCGTACGCCCAGGTGCATTATCTAATGATGCAGGTAACGGACGTATTCAACTTGCTGAAAAACTCGGTGATTATAATGGAAGCATTCCACGTGAAGATGTAGCGAAAGTGATGTCGGAATGTTTGAATTACAAAAATACATCTCGTAAAACATTTGAAATCCTATCCGGTGATCAAGACATCACAACGGCACTGAAGTCAGTATAA
- a CDS encoding MBL fold metallo-hydrolase — translation MKVTVVGCWGGFPKKLEATSGYLIQEDGFNLLVDCGSGVLSQLQSYIEVEDLDAVILSHYHHDHIADIGPLQFARLVKSHTGSTMPELPIYAHRFNETEFKKLSYKGFTIGEEYNPAVPITVGPFKISFLQTRHPVPCYAMRIEGKDQTVVYSADTSFQEEFIDFFHGADLLLMESNLYKGMDGASIGHTTSEEAGILAKESSVGHLVLTHLPHFGDLQQLVDEAKEQFDGPVTLATSGFVWSGE, via the coding sequence GTGAAAGTGACCGTTGTAGGCTGCTGGGGTGGTTTCCCTAAGAAATTAGAAGCGACATCTGGGTATTTAATTCAAGAAGATGGTTTTAACCTATTAGTGGATTGTGGAAGTGGTGTGCTTTCACAGCTACAATCATACATAGAGGTCGAGGATTTGGATGCAGTCATTTTGTCTCATTATCATCATGATCACATTGCAGATATTGGTCCGTTACAGTTTGCAAGACTCGTGAAGTCGCATACGGGTTCAACTATGCCAGAACTACCCATCTATGCGCACCGGTTCAATGAGACTGAATTCAAGAAATTATCGTATAAAGGTTTTACAATAGGTGAAGAGTACAATCCTGCCGTTCCTATTACCGTTGGTCCTTTTAAAATTTCATTTTTACAGACGAGGCATCCTGTGCCATGCTATGCGATGCGGATAGAGGGGAAAGATCAAACGGTCGTATATTCGGCAGATACAAGCTTCCAAGAGGAATTTATTGATTTTTTCCATGGCGCAGATTTATTACTCATGGAATCTAACTTGTATAAAGGAATGGATGGTGCAAGTATCGGTCACACAACAAGTGAAGAGGCGGGGATCCTGGCGAAGGAGTCCAGTGTCGGCCATCTTGTTTTGACTCATTTACCTCATTTCGGTGACTTGCAACAACTTGTTGATGAAGCTAAAGAACAATTTGATGGACCAGTTACCTTAGCAACAAGTGGGTTTGTCTGGTCTGGTGAGTAA
- a CDS encoding lipoate--protein ligase, with protein MLLFIDNDHITDPRINLAIEEYALKHLDINDTYLLFYINEPSIIIGKNQNTVEEINSDYVREHGLHVVRRLSGGGAVYHDLGNLNFSFITKDDGNSFHDFKKFTDPVIKALHKLGVPAELSGRNDILVNGKKISGNAQFSTKGRMFSHGTLMFDSEIENVVSALNVNMDKIKSKGIKSIRSRVTNIREHLDEDMTAEDFRGTLLKYLFEEQEEIPHYSLTDEDWKAIHKISEERYQNWDWNYGKSPKFNVKHSHRFEGAGQLDVRLDVEKNIIQHCKIYGDFFGVGDVEDVEKRLVGVRYDREEISKAIGDLEIGHYLGKITREQFLDLLH; from the coding sequence ATGTTACTATTTATTGATAATGATCATATAACAGATCCAAGAATTAATTTAGCAATTGAGGAGTATGCACTTAAGCATCTAGATATAAATGATACGTACTTGCTTTTCTATATTAACGAACCTTCCATAATCATAGGGAAGAACCAGAATACGGTTGAAGAGATTAATTCAGATTATGTGAGAGAACATGGACTACATGTTGTCCGCAGACTTTCAGGTGGAGGTGCGGTCTACCATGATCTAGGTAATCTCAACTTCAGCTTTATAACGAAGGATGATGGAAACAGCTTTCATGACTTCAAGAAATTCACGGATCCGGTAATCAAGGCTCTACACAAACTTGGTGTGCCAGCAGAATTAAGTGGACGGAACGATATCCTTGTTAACGGAAAGAAAATTTCAGGTAATGCTCAGTTTTCAACGAAAGGTAGAATGTTCAGTCATGGTACGCTCATGTTTGATTCTGAAATTGAAAACGTCGTCTCCGCGCTTAATGTGAATATGGATAAAATAAAGTCTAAAGGCATTAAGTCCATTAGAAGTCGAGTAACGAATATTCGTGAACACTTAGACGAAGATATGACAGCTGAAGATTTCAGAGGAACATTGTTGAAGTATTTATTTGAAGAACAAGAGGAAATTCCACATTACTCACTGACAGATGAGGATTGGAAAGCTATTCATAAAATTTCTGAAGAACGGTACCAAAACTGGGATTGGAATTACGGAAAATCACCTAAATTCAACGTGAAGCATTCGCACCGATTTGAAGGCGCTGGCCAATTGGATGTACGACTGGATGTTGAGAAGAACATCATCCAGCACTGTAAAATTTATGGCGATTTCTTTGGTGTCGGGGATGTGGAAGACGTAGAAAAGAGACTTGTTGGCGTACGTTACGACCGAGAAGAAATCTCCAAAGCCATTGGTGATTTAGAGATCGGACACTACCTAGGAAAAATAACACGCGAACAATTCTTAGATCTCTTACATTAA
- the paaK gene encoding phenylacetate--CoA ligase PaaK → METMEISQKEQLQLERLKKTAETVYERVPFYKKKFEDSNITPDKIRKIEDLRKLPFTVKQDLRDHYPFGLFAVDQKEVVRLHASSGTSGKPTVVGYTKNDINLFSEVVARSIAAAGGIPGNVLHNAYGYGLFTGGLGLHYGSEQLGMATVPVSGGNTSRQILLIEDFKPQVICGTPSYILNIAETMEKMGKDPRKTSLKYGIFGAEPWSEEMRQTLEEKLDIKAVDIYGLSEIIGPGVSIECHEAQDGLHIADDHFYVEVIDPDTLQPVADGEYGELVFTSLTKEAFPIIRYRTGDIAAINRETCTCGRTSVRMTRVKGRIDDMLIIRGVNVFPSEIENCLLQLEEIVPHYQIQLKKNGTMDQVVLQVEVSDATYNHCLKDMNHVSLDELKAKIQQTIKSNCLVSIEIDIKEPNSVPRSEGKAVRVVDLRKEEVLQK, encoded by the coding sequence ATGGAAACGATGGAAATCAGTCAAAAAGAGCAGTTACAGTTAGAACGTTTAAAGAAGACAGCAGAAACGGTTTATGAGAGGGTTCCTTTTTACAAAAAGAAGTTTGAAGATTCAAACATTACACCCGATAAAATCAGAAAAATTGAGGACTTGAGAAAGTTGCCCTTCACTGTAAAACAAGACTTACGTGATCATTATCCGTTCGGGTTATTTGCGGTAGATCAGAAGGAAGTTGTTCGATTACATGCATCTTCTGGCACGAGTGGTAAACCAACCGTCGTCGGTTATACGAAAAATGACATTAACCTATTCAGTGAGGTTGTGGCGAGATCGATTGCAGCAGCCGGAGGTATTCCAGGTAACGTCCTTCACAATGCTTACGGATATGGTCTTTTTACAGGTGGGCTAGGGTTGCACTATGGATCAGAGCAGCTTGGTATGGCAACAGTACCCGTCTCCGGAGGCAATACATCAAGGCAAATTCTTCTCATCGAAGACTTCAAACCACAAGTCATTTGTGGAACGCCTTCCTACATTTTAAATATTGCTGAAACGATGGAGAAAATGGGGAAGGACCCAAGAAAAACAAGCTTGAAGTACGGTATTTTCGGTGCAGAACCATGGTCTGAGGAAATGCGACAAACTTTAGAGGAAAAGCTCGACATTAAAGCTGTGGATATATATGGGCTGAGCGAGATCATCGGACCAGGCGTTTCAATTGAATGTCATGAAGCACAAGACGGACTACATATTGCAGACGATCATTTCTATGTTGAAGTAATCGATCCCGACACACTCCAACCAGTAGCAGATGGTGAGTATGGGGAACTTGTATTCACAAGCTTGACGAAAGAAGCATTCCCGATTATTCGATACCGAACGGGAGATATCGCGGCAATAAACCGAGAAACGTGTACATGCGGAAGAACTTCTGTCCGGATGACGAGAGTGAAGGGCCGTATAGATGACATGCTCATTATTCGTGGGGTGAACGTGTTCCCATCTGAAATTGAGAACTGCTTATTACAATTAGAAGAAATCGTGCCTCACTATCAAATACAACTTAAGAAGAATGGAACAATGGATCAGGTAGTATTACAAGTCGAAGTGAGCGACGCCACATACAATCACTGTCTGAAAGACATGAATCATGTAAGCCTCGATGAGCTGAAAGCTAAGATCCAACAAACGATCAAGTCTAACTGTCTCGTTTCCATTGAAATTGACATAAAAGAACCGAATTCCGTTCCACGCTCAGAAGGAAAAGCAGTTCGTGTAGTCGACCTTAGAAAAGAAGAAGTGCTTCAGAAGTAA